Proteins encoded within one genomic window of Rossellomorea vietnamensis:
- a CDS encoding phosphotransferase family protein: MNLGTPIATGNTAKVYLYQNKIYKVFNEYLPVKESQKEAKKQQYAHSCGLHVPEIYEVKNIDGKQVIIMEHIKGRTLGDLLTDNMEKTEYYMGWSVDIQMGIHQLNAHSIEPMFEKLHRQIESAPDLEDGVKTRLLKKLDSMTLEEKLCHGDFHLYNLILSGDKVAIIDWVDSSAGDRRADVYRSYLLYSQVSEELAELYIRLYCEKSGLSKDEIFQWAPIIAAARLSERVSSEDPKRLLEIVHQV, translated from the coding sequence ATGAACTTAGGAACTCCCATTGCAACCGGAAACACAGCCAAAGTCTATCTCTACCAAAATAAAATATACAAAGTCTTTAATGAATACCTACCAGTCAAGGAATCCCAAAAAGAAGCAAAAAAGCAGCAGTATGCCCATTCATGTGGGCTGCATGTACCTGAAATCTATGAGGTCAAAAACATAGACGGAAAACAGGTTATCATTATGGAGCATATAAAAGGAAGAACACTAGGTGATCTCCTGACTGACAACATGGAAAAAACGGAGTACTATATGGGCTGGTCTGTAGATATCCAAATGGGCATTCATCAGCTCAACGCTCATTCCATTGAACCGATGTTTGAAAAACTGCATCGCCAAATAGAATCTGCACCTGATTTGGAAGATGGGGTAAAGACTCGTTTACTGAAAAAACTAGATTCCATGACCCTTGAAGAAAAGCTCTGCCACGGAGATTTTCATTTATACAACTTGATTTTGTCAGGGGATAAAGTCGCCATCATCGACTGGGTTGATTCCAGCGCAGGGGATAGACGGGCTGACGTCTATCGGAGCTATCTCCTGTATTCCCAGGTCTCAGAGGAGCTGGCGGAATTGTATATACGCCTGTATTGTGAGAAAAGCGGACTGTCCAAAGATGAAATTTTCCAATGGGCCCCAATCATCGCCGCAGCAAGACTGTCAGAAAGGGTTTCTTCCGAAGATCCAAAACGACTTTTGGAGATTGTGCATCAAGTTTAA
- a CDS encoding SGNH/GDSL hydrolase family protein produces the protein MKKWMWPLFITLSLALTVLFGYGFARAYSDIANPPQEKIVAESEEATVTPGETYIALGDSLTRGVGSSKGEGFVPLVGDSLKETNTVDRYQNLGIRGARIEDLRAQLEQKEVKRSLKDAKIISITIGGNNLFNSGEILNNYSEDTALGILETEIPNLEKTFETIRDINKDAVILYMGLYNPFKELPDGDSFDSVIQKWNESARTLGLKYDIQVVDTFNLVTDAKRDLSSDNFHPNDATYKQMADSLSLVIEKNVIE, from the coding sequence ATGAAAAAATGGATGTGGCCACTATTTATCACCCTTTCCCTTGCACTGACCGTTCTATTTGGATACGGATTTGCAAGAGCCTATTCGGATATCGCCAACCCTCCCCAAGAGAAGATCGTGGCAGAATCTGAAGAAGCTACCGTCACTCCCGGAGAAACGTATATTGCCCTTGGCGACTCATTGACAAGAGGGGTAGGATCTTCAAAAGGAGAAGGTTTCGTCCCGCTGGTTGGGGATTCACTTAAAGAAACCAATACGGTGGATCGGTACCAAAACTTAGGTATACGGGGGGCCAGGATTGAAGATTTACGGGCTCAGTTGGAACAAAAGGAGGTCAAGAGATCTCTTAAGGATGCCAAAATCATTTCCATCACAATTGGAGGGAACAATCTCTTTAATTCCGGTGAGATATTAAACAATTATTCAGAAGACACCGCCCTTGGCATTCTTGAAACGGAAATTCCAAACTTGGAAAAAACGTTTGAAACCATTCGTGACATAAATAAAGATGCCGTCATCCTCTATATGGGGCTATATAATCCCTTTAAAGAATTACCGGACGGGGATTCATTTGATTCTGTCATCCAAAAATGGAATGAATCCGCCCGTACATTAGGCTTGAAATACGACATTCAAGTCGTGGACACCTTCAATTTGGTCACGGATGCCAAACGCGATCTTTCAAGTGACAACTTCCATCCAAATGACGCTACTTATAAGCAAATGGCTGATAGCCTGTCACTTGTTATTGAGAAAAATGTTATAGAATGA
- a CDS encoding MFS transporter, which produces MMNILKTKNNIYLLYFYLFFAQLFFDRALWVIYLGDKGMTLGEIGVLEALLHLAIVLFEVPTGMIADLYGRKVSLVIGNLFSLLYGLFMLLSGNFSMFTLAFLSMGLMVTLHSGAEQAFAYDTLKNDKREKDYTRVIGSMTAISLLSLSLAKFLGGFMAEVSWEWVYGSTIVTHVLAVIPLLFMKEPEREKTEEISGRWYNQWVHQFRLGVNVWKHNPVIHAPVVLFILASAVMVIMVFYGQEYFVELGYSSIVVGAVFTIEGLLGVVMAKIAYKVEERFKFFNILYYGLGLFLVFFLLFIFATDWAILLSFLILAQLLSLFEPIFSSFVQSFLKSNIRSTFLSLIGLMESFVIMISFPLFGYAIERTGFTDGFAWLLVIFFVVAGGYLVGQRVKMKGRM; this is translated from the coding sequence ATGATGAACATATTAAAAACAAAAAACAATATCTATTTACTATACTTTTATCTCTTTTTTGCCCAGCTGTTTTTCGACCGGGCGTTATGGGTCATCTATCTTGGCGACAAGGGGATGACATTGGGCGAGATCGGGGTCCTTGAGGCGCTTCTCCACTTGGCCATTGTGTTATTCGAGGTACCAACCGGAATGATTGCCGATTTGTACGGGAGGAAGGTCAGCCTGGTGATCGGGAATCTGTTCAGTCTCCTATACGGATTGTTCATGCTCTTGAGCGGAAACTTCTCCATGTTCACCCTGGCGTTTCTGTCCATGGGGCTCATGGTCACCCTTCATTCGGGTGCCGAGCAGGCATTTGCCTATGATACGTTGAAGAATGACAAACGGGAAAAGGATTATACCCGGGTGATCGGAAGCATGACGGCGATATCACTGTTATCCCTGAGTCTGGCGAAATTCCTCGGTGGCTTCATGGCGGAAGTGAGCTGGGAATGGGTCTACGGATCCACGATTGTCACCCACGTTCTGGCCGTGATTCCGCTTCTGTTCATGAAAGAACCGGAGCGGGAGAAAACCGAGGAGATCAGCGGACGCTGGTACAATCAGTGGGTCCATCAATTCCGTTTGGGGGTCAATGTGTGGAAACATAACCCGGTCATTCACGCACCGGTTGTCCTTTTTATCCTGGCGAGTGCGGTCATGGTGATCATGGTATTTTACGGGCAGGAATATTTCGTGGAACTGGGCTATTCGTCCATCGTCGTGGGAGCCGTCTTTACCATCGAAGGACTTCTCGGCGTCGTCATGGCAAAGATTGCGTACAAGGTGGAGGAGAGGTTCAAGTTCTTTAACATCCTCTATTACGGATTGGGACTTTTTCTTGTGTTCTTCCTCCTGTTTATCTTCGCAACGGACTGGGCGATCCTGCTGTCGTTTCTGATCCTTGCCCAGCTGTTAAGTTTGTTCGAACCGATTTTCAGCTCCTTCGTGCAGAGCTTTTTGAAAAGCAATATTCGGTCGACTTTCCTTTCTCTGATCGGCTTGATGGAGAGCTTTGTGATCATGATCAGTTTTCCGCTGTTTGGCTATGCCATTGAACGGACCGGTTTCACCGACGGATTCGCCTGGCTGCTGGTGATTTTCTTTGTGGTGGCAGGTGGGTATTTGGTTGGTCAGAGGGTGAAGATGAAGGGACGGATGTAA
- a CDS encoding DMT family transporter has protein sequence MNGRLNGKPVYLYMGLLFCVTCWGSNFIFGAILVQYFKPMEIAFLRLIFIILFLLLWFYKPIIRAGSVKVMFVPLVFIGFIGVTLNHWSFYASLTKASPVTAALILATAPICTSLINSLVFKERKNALFWMWSILGFAGVFLVIVKKGSIVFGMGEGCILLTMLTFSVYMVLVERYAKHLSSILLTFYSTLVGLILMMAFLPFYDVTFLRVVPFSIWILLFFTAIIMHGICPLIWNHCISNVGSTNTSLLLNVEPFVAMVVGYIVLKESVSGMQLVGGLLILLSVTMAMYSNRGTLTNIDGKDIKKEVAERLV, from the coding sequence ATGAACGGAAGGTTAAATGGAAAGCCCGTGTATCTATACATGGGCCTCCTTTTTTGTGTGACCTGCTGGGGGAGTAACTTCATATTCGGAGCGATATTGGTACAGTATTTCAAGCCGATGGAAATTGCTTTTTTACGGCTAATTTTTATTATCCTGTTTCTGTTACTTTGGTTTTATAAACCCATTATACGCGCAGGTTCGGTGAAAGTGATGTTTGTCCCGTTAGTATTCATCGGCTTTATTGGCGTGACCTTGAATCATTGGAGCTTCTATGCAAGCTTGACCAAAGCTTCACCTGTAACAGCTGCCCTGATTCTGGCGACTGCCCCCATCTGTACATCACTTATTAATTCGCTTGTATTCAAGGAACGGAAAAACGCATTATTCTGGATGTGGAGTATACTCGGATTCGCCGGAGTATTTCTGGTCATCGTGAAGAAAGGATCCATTGTATTCGGCATGGGTGAAGGCTGTATCCTCCTTACCATGCTCACGTTTTCAGTATACATGGTACTTGTGGAACGATATGCCAAGCATCTGTCTTCCATTCTGTTGACCTTTTATTCAACTTTGGTGGGTTTGATTTTGATGATGGCCTTTTTGCCATTCTATGATGTCACTTTTCTTAGGGTTGTTCCATTCAGCATATGGATTCTTCTCTTCTTCACAGCCATCATCATGCATGGGATTTGTCCCCTGATTTGGAACCATTGCATTTCGAACGTCGGATCTACCAACACGTCACTACTGTTGAATGTAGAACCCTTTGTGGCCATGGTGGTCGGGTATATTGTGTTAAAGGAATCGGTAAGTGGAATGCAGCTGGTGGGGGGATTGTTAATTTTGTTGAGTGTGACGATGGCTATGTATTCTAATCGGGGAACCCTCACGAATATCGACGGAAAAGATATAAAAAAAGAAGTAGCGGAACGATTAGTCTGA
- a CDS encoding sigma-70 family RNA polymerase sigma factor, giving the protein MNDTYKAGEFSKMEERTKSEKDRLLEEAMTQYGNDVYYVVYSYVKEHSLAEDLTQEVFIKFYQKMDTFREDSSLKTWIISVAINHCKDYLRRWDTRMISISNKINDMVKGKMGAPEQTVIKNEQNSELIQKVLDLPVKYREVIFLYYFEEMKLAEIGESLDINTNTVKTRLTRGKALLGSTIKRSEVFKNG; this is encoded by the coding sequence ATGAATGATACATACAAAGCAGGTGAATTTTCTAAAATGGAAGAGCGGACAAAATCCGAGAAAGACCGGTTGCTTGAGGAAGCCATGACCCAGTACGGAAATGATGTCTATTATGTGGTTTATTCCTATGTGAAAGAACATAGCCTGGCCGAGGATCTGACACAGGAGGTCTTCATCAAGTTTTATCAAAAGATGGATACGTTCAGGGAAGATTCCTCCCTGAAGACATGGATCATCTCTGTCGCCATTAACCACTGCAAGGATTATTTAAGAAGATGGGATACGAGGATGATCAGTATCTCCAATAAGATCAACGACATGGTGAAAGGAAAGATGGGGGCACCGGAACAGACCGTGATCAAAAATGAGCAGAATTCTGAGCTGATTCAAAAAGTCCTCGACCTTCCCGTAAAATATCGAGAAGTCATTTTCCTCTATTATTTTGAAGAAATGAAGCTTGCCGAAATCGGTGAGAGTCTCGACATCAACACGAATACAGTGAAGACCCGGCTGACAAGAGGCAAGGCACTGCTTGGTTCCACGATCAAACGAAGCGAGGTGTTTAAGAATGGATGA
- a CDS encoding GyrI-like domain-containing protein gives MVAKMKKTFRFIGLKGEGAFRDFSTEVPKHAQEFLRRLHEVKGETGPEIALYEPKRDQEHVNGIYYVGVTLDEPLTNVPEGMSYMELNEDYATTKGKDIENLHRDLNKWVHDQGYQLRAESYIVETYHHLEDGGEEVAVYLPIEGA, from the coding sequence ATGGTTGCTAAAATGAAGAAGACATTTCGTTTTATAGGATTGAAGGGGGAAGGAGCCTTTCGTGATTTTAGTACGGAAGTGCCAAAGCATGCGCAAGAGTTTCTCCGAAGGTTACACGAAGTAAAAGGCGAGACTGGTCCGGAAATCGCCCTGTATGAGCCGAAAAGGGACCAAGAGCATGTGAACGGAATCTATTATGTCGGGGTCACATTAGACGAACCCCTCACCAACGTTCCTGAGGGGATGTCGTATATGGAACTGAACGAAGACTATGCGACGACGAAAGGAAAAGATATTGAAAATCTTCATAGGGATCTAAACAAGTGGGTGCATGATCAAGGATATCAACTAAGAGCAGAATCATATATTGTGGAGACGTATCATCACTTGGAGGATGGCGGGGAAGAAGTGGCGGTTTACTTGCCGATTGAAGGAGCTTAA
- a CDS encoding DUF1129 family protein gives MSLSKESEDFLGNLRIYLMSSGKNEQEVDEIVGELEDHLVETEKRGKSVSEVTGLTPRQYMNQISAEMPIDYKSIFEYIVMVLVGAFSFIVLSDALSGDLTYSVFELIGYPLVMIGFLFCTSAVFKYVSSHPVSKAREWTLFSILGGVPILLFMGLLFLGQNVEAPTVVMEGIGRLFALILAFAAIIAVSLWSKTWIMIILAILVNGPQLLIQQSSFPEETKLILTGLSLPVFVGGYFLLLIVKERKKEKHSRPVT, from the coding sequence ATGTCATTATCGAAAGAGAGCGAAGACTTTCTGGGGAATTTGAGAATCTATCTGATGTCTAGCGGGAAGAACGAACAAGAAGTAGATGAGATCGTGGGGGAACTGGAGGATCATTTGGTTGAAACGGAGAAAAGGGGAAAGAGCGTATCAGAGGTTACCGGTTTGACACCCCGGCAGTACATGAATCAAATTTCCGCAGAGATGCCCATCGATTACAAGAGTATCTTCGAGTATATCGTGATGGTATTAGTGGGCGCTTTCTCTTTTATCGTATTGAGTGACGCCTTAAGCGGGGACCTGACCTATTCGGTATTTGAATTGATTGGGTATCCACTTGTCATGATTGGGTTTTTATTCTGTACCTCAGCGGTGTTTAAATATGTTTCAAGCCATCCGGTGTCAAAAGCAAGAGAATGGACACTATTTTCGATTCTTGGAGGAGTTCCCATCTTATTGTTCATGGGATTGTTATTTCTTGGACAGAACGTCGAGGCACCTACCGTTGTAATGGAAGGAATCGGAAGGCTATTTGCGCTCATTCTTGCCTTCGCGGCCATCATTGCCGTGTCTCTGTGGTCAAAAACGTGGATCATGATCATCCTGGCGATCCTTGTGAATGGACCGCAACTACTCATTCAACAAAGCTCCTTTCCAGAAGAAACGAAACTGATATTGACAGGTCTTTCCCTTCCCGTTTTTGTCGGTGGATACTTTTTACTTCTTATCGTCAAAGAGAGGAAGAAAGAAAAACATTCAAGACCCGTGACATAA
- a CDS encoding lysoplasmalogenase — MMKWSLPLLIGAMSVIYLFIPSEPLPVKVIFKLIPMFLIIVFAFRQLSSKPTPALRFILLGLFFCTLGDAFIAVSFIAGLGAFLVGHLFYLCGFIYLSRMNKWRLAAAIPIALYSFLIGRQLISALRTDGDIGLVIPVIAYMLVISIMALSAILTGNKWAIAGSILFVLSDSILSWNMFVSEIPFSAVFIMTTYYSAQFLIASSLSSLQQIKETIV, encoded by the coding sequence ATGATGAAATGGTCACTTCCCCTCCTTATTGGAGCCATGTCAGTAATTTATTTATTCATCCCATCCGAGCCATTACCCGTGAAAGTGATCTTTAAGCTCATCCCCATGTTTCTCATCATCGTCTTCGCCTTTCGTCAGTTATCTTCCAAACCAACACCGGCACTGCGTTTCATCCTCTTAGGCCTCTTCTTTTGCACGCTTGGAGATGCGTTCATTGCGGTTTCATTTATAGCAGGCCTTGGGGCGTTTCTGGTCGGACACCTTTTCTACTTGTGTGGCTTTATTTATTTATCTCGGATGAACAAGTGGAGACTTGCAGCTGCCATCCCGATTGCATTGTATTCATTCCTGATTGGACGGCAACTGATTTCAGCACTCCGAACAGATGGGGATATTGGTCTCGTCATACCGGTCATTGCCTACATGCTCGTCATTTCCATCATGGCTTTATCCGCGATCCTGACCGGAAACAAGTGGGCCATTGCCGGGAGTATCCTGTTCGTTCTATCCGATTCCATTCTGTCATGGAATATGTTCGTATCAGAGATCCCTTTTTCAGCCGTCTTCATCATGACCACCTACTACTCTGCGCAGTTCCTGATTGCGAGTAGCCTCTCATCCCTGCAACAAATAAAAGAAACAATTGTATGA
- a CDS encoding helix-turn-helix transcriptional regulator: protein MLDVYGKKVKISFGENSTQQQLANQMGVTMQTISLIEKGSYNLPLNLFLEICYAVGKTLDEVFG from the coding sequence ATGCTTGATGTATATGGAAAAAAAGTAAAAATTTCCTTTGGTGAAAATTCAACCCAACAGCAGCTGGCAAACCAAATGGGAGTCACCATGCAGACGATCAGCCTGATTGAGAAAGGTTCATACAATCTACCATTGAATTTATTTCTGGAAATCTGTTATGCCGTCGGGAAGACGCTGGATGAAGTGTTTGGATAG
- a CDS encoding ABC transporter ATP-binding protein: MSIKPTVQLKNVTKVIGKKTIIDNISFDIYPGEVFGFLGPNGAGKTTTIRMLVGLIKPTSGIIKICDFDVRKQFVQAMQRLGSIVENPELYKYLSGRENLQLFARMLPGVDSERIQEVIDLVDLTARIDDQVQTYSLGMRQRLGIAQALLGRPDVLILDEPTNGLDPMGIKDLRTFIRKLVDETGLSVLVSSHILSEIEMLADRVAIMSRGKIVKVGTVRDLVDALSSGVDWRVNDAFRALDIVKASPYVQSAELYDDHTIHTLMDESKTSILNESLLQAGIEVWTIERKVQTLEDLFIRLTGGDHIV; encoded by the coding sequence ATGAGCATAAAGCCAACCGTTCAATTGAAAAATGTAACGAAAGTAATAGGGAAAAAGACGATTATTGATAATATATCATTTGACATATATCCAGGAGAAGTATTTGGATTCCTTGGTCCCAATGGTGCCGGGAAAACGACGACGATCCGGATGCTCGTCGGTCTGATCAAGCCAACCTCGGGAATCATTAAAATCTGTGATTTTGATGTGAGAAAGCAATTTGTACAGGCGATGCAGCGCCTTGGTTCGATCGTTGAAAATCCAGAATTGTATAAGTATTTGAGCGGTCGGGAAAATCTGCAACTGTTTGCACGGATGCTGCCTGGGGTGGACAGTGAACGAATACAGGAGGTCATTGATCTCGTGGATTTGACTGCTCGAATTGATGACCAGGTACAGACCTATTCACTGGGGATGCGTCAGAGGCTCGGGATTGCACAAGCATTGTTGGGTCGTCCGGATGTGCTTATATTGGATGAGCCTACGAACGGGTTGGATCCGATGGGAATAAAGGATCTTCGTACATTTATCAGGAAACTGGTCGACGAAACGGGTCTTTCCGTTCTTGTATCCAGCCATATATTAAGTGAAATTGAAATGCTTGCCGATCGAGTGGCGATCATGAGCCGTGGGAAAATCGTGAAGGTAGGTACGGTAAGGGATTTAGTGGATGCATTGTCATCGGGGGTGGACTGGAGAGTCAATGATGCGTTTCGTGCACTTGACATCGTTAAAGCATCTCCCTATGTCCAATCTGCAGAATTGTACGATGATCATACGATCCATACTCTCATGGATGAAAGCAAAACGTCGATCCTGAATGAATCGTTACTACAGGCGGGAATTGAGGTATGGACCATTGAAAGGAAGGTCCAGACATTGGAGGACTTATTTATTCGTTTGACAGGGGGCGATCATATTGTCTAA
- a CDS encoding aminoglycoside N(3)-acetyltransferase: MKKGSLVTKDHMVQDLKRMGVTKGMTVIVHSSLKSIGRVIGGPVSVILALEEAVGTVGNIVMPTQTEHLCDPTEYGSGYSDEELELIRENMPTFHPDLTPTSYMGFIPETFRKQDGVKRSPHPHTSFAAWGKDAARITQEHGLDFSMNEQSPLGRMYELGGYILLLGAPTNSNTSLHLAEYRQDNTFVKEKIWDVKVKKGEKEVWTTYRDINNESDDFDRLFEEFHKETSSVKEGLVGEARSYFMPMRQMVDYAVGWMDKNRN; encoded by the coding sequence ATGAAAAAAGGAAGTCTCGTCACCAAAGATCATATGGTACAAGATTTAAAGAGGATGGGCGTTACAAAAGGAATGACCGTCATCGTCCACTCCTCCTTAAAATCAATCGGCAGAGTCATAGGCGGACCGGTTTCCGTGATCCTGGCACTGGAAGAGGCAGTCGGTACAGTAGGGAACATCGTCATGCCGACCCAAACCGAGCATCTTTGCGACCCGACGGAATATGGAAGCGGTTATTCAGATGAGGAACTGGAACTCATCCGGGAAAACATGCCGACCTTTCATCCCGATTTAACTCCGACCTCTTATATGGGGTTCATTCCGGAGACATTCAGAAAACAGGATGGGGTGAAACGGAGCCCGCACCCCCACACATCATTCGCTGCCTGGGGGAAAGACGCTGCCCGCATCACGCAGGAACATGGTCTCGACTTTTCCATGAATGAACAATCCCCATTAGGAAGGATGTATGAGCTGGGGGGCTACATCCTTCTCCTTGGTGCCCCGACGAATTCAAATACCTCATTGCACCTTGCTGAATACAGGCAAGACAACACCTTTGTGAAAGAAAAAATATGGGATGTCAAAGTGAAAAAAGGAGAGAAAGAAGTCTGGACGACATATCGTGATATCAACAATGAATCCGATGATTTTGACCGATTGTTTGAGGAGTTTCATAAAGAAACATCTTCTGTAAAAGAGGGTCTGGTGGGGGAAGCGAGGAGCTACTTCATGCCGATGCGACAGATGGTGGACTACGCTGTAGGATGGATGGATAAAAACAGAAACTGA
- a CDS encoding methyl-accepting chemotaxis protein, whose product MKKMNFRNLKIGKKYGLTLTFVFILFGIATVIVTGLLYKVGNDVKDLQRRSDLAIDITEMGSITRSKSIRITQYIEEGNSQYVDEFTERREKFNTFEADVRSKIQSKEDMTLFNQVIQLDKAMNDLFMDGVVPAAESGNLDEARRLAKQADGIRSNTVDVLYELRDNVNEQRADAVTMVNTNQEKTFYTLVLSMLVAMIIGGSSVFFISRRVTKNLTRVVEMSNEMAGGNLTVEPVDYDGKDEIGQLATAVNAMGKSLRTMMTHIIDISETLSSQSEELTQSAEEVKAGSEQVASTMEELALGSETQAHNASTLSGKMEIFSEQMEEANTNGKEVVISSTDVLSKTGEGKQLMNQSVKQMSVIDEIVQDAVSKVQGLDHQTKEVTKLVSIIKDVAEQTNLLALNAAIEAARAGEDGRGFAVVAEEVRKLAEQVSRSVEDITLIVGSIQKESSDVADSLEEGYKEVEKGTHQIKTTGETFETISYQVNGMADRIQTVTTNLATMSAGTQEMMASIQEIASLSEEAAAGVEQTSASTQQTSSSMEEVAGSSEQLAKLAQELTGLVRKFQV is encoded by the coding sequence ATGAAAAAAATGAATTTCAGGAACTTAAAAATTGGCAAAAAGTATGGATTGACCTTAACATTCGTGTTTATTTTATTTGGAATAGCGACTGTTATCGTCACAGGTTTATTGTATAAAGTGGGGAATGATGTGAAAGACCTGCAGAGAAGAAGCGATCTTGCCATTGATATCACGGAGATGGGATCGATCACAAGATCAAAGAGCATTCGCATCACTCAATACATAGAAGAAGGGAACTCACAATATGTGGATGAGTTCACTGAAAGAAGAGAAAAGTTCAATACGTTTGAAGCAGACGTCAGATCGAAAATTCAATCCAAAGAGGATATGACTTTGTTCAACCAGGTCATCCAATTGGATAAAGCGATGAATGATTTATTCATGGATGGTGTGGTTCCTGCAGCTGAAAGCGGAAATCTTGATGAAGCAAGGAGACTTGCCAAGCAGGCGGATGGCATTCGGAGTAATACAGTGGATGTGTTGTATGAACTGAGGGATAACGTAAATGAACAGCGGGCTGATGCCGTGACGATGGTGAACACGAACCAGGAGAAGACGTTCTACACCCTGGTCCTGTCAATGCTTGTCGCGATGATCATAGGAGGCTCCAGCGTATTCTTTATCAGCCGCAGGGTGACGAAGAATCTGACCAGGGTCGTGGAGATGAGTAATGAAATGGCCGGTGGCAACCTGACTGTCGAACCTGTCGACTATGATGGGAAAGATGAGATTGGACAACTGGCAACTGCCGTCAATGCGATGGGAAAAAGCTTGAGGACGATGATGACGCACATCATCGATATCTCTGAAACCTTAAGCAGTCAAAGTGAAGAACTGACTCAGTCAGCCGAAGAGGTGAAAGCAGGTTCAGAGCAGGTGGCAAGTACGATGGAAGAGTTGGCCCTCGGATCTGAAACCCAGGCTCATAATGCCTCGACCCTTTCCGGGAAAATGGAGATTTTCTCCGAGCAGATGGAAGAAGCCAACACGAACGGGAAAGAAGTCGTCATTTCTTCTACAGACGTTTTATCCAAAACGGGCGAAGGAAAACAACTGATGAACCAGTCTGTGAAACAGATGTCAGTGATTGACGAGATTGTTCAGGACGCTGTGTCCAAAGTGCAGGGACTTGATCACCAAACGAAGGAAGTGACGAAGCTTGTTTCCATCATCAAAGATGTGGCGGAGCAAACGAATCTCCTCGCCTTGAATGCAGCGATCGAAGCGGCCCGTGCAGGGGAAGACGGAAGAGGATTCGCCGTTGTCGCAGAAGAAGTGAGGAAGCTTGCCGAGCAGGTGTCGAGATCAGTGGAGGATATCACCCTAATCGTCGGCAGCATCCAAAAAGAATCGTCCGATGTCGCAGATTCACTGGAGGAAGGCTATAAAGAAGTGGAAAAAGGGACCCACCAGATCAAAACGACAGGGGAAACCTTTGAAACCATCAGCTATCAGGTGAATGGCATGGCGGACCGGATACAAACGGTCACGACAAATCTTGCCACCATGTCTGCGGGCACCCAGGAAATGATGGCGAGCATCCAGGAAATCGCCTCCCTATCAGAAGAAGCAGCCGCCGGAGTCGAGCAAACTTCCGCCTCGACCCAGCAAACAAGCAGCTCGATGGAAGAAGTGGCGGGAAGCTCAGAACAGCTGGCGAAACTTGCGCAGGAATTAACTGGTCTCGTACGGAAGTTTCAAGTGTAA
- a CDS encoding PadR family transcriptional regulator has protein sequence MSSSQLLKGILEGCLLSIISKGEVYGYEMMEKLAANGFKMVKEGSIYPLLLRMKKEGLVTACQKEMPSGGPKRKYYYITPKGKEELEDFKQRWREVSVSVNQLLEEE, from the coding sequence GTGTCATCCAGTCAGTTATTAAAGGGGATCCTGGAGGGGTGCCTGCTTTCCATCATTTCAAAAGGTGAAGTGTATGGGTATGAAATGATGGAGAAGCTTGCGGCCAATGGATTCAAAATGGTGAAAGAAGGAAGCATTTATCCGTTGCTCCTCCGAATGAAAAAAGAAGGGCTCGTGACAGCCTGTCAGAAAGAAATGCCTTCAGGCGGGCCGAAGCGAAAATATTACTATATCACGCCAAAAGGAAAAGAAGAGTTGGAGGATTTCAAACAAAGGTGGAGAGAAGTCTCTGTGAGTGTGAATCAATTACTGGAGGAGGAGTGA